Proteins from one Meriones unguiculatus strain TT.TT164.6M chromosome 10, Bangor_MerUng_6.1, whole genome shotgun sequence genomic window:
- the LOC132656871 gene encoding actin nucleation-promoting factor WAS-like, whose amino-acid sequence MQNLDLMETGSLEEHPDRPPPCAGAPVGWGGARGGAGSGGRGAAAKRLSGSRRASGQGGGAQERRPRQPRRQLRRAERGASGPRPETRRERAAPPPAAGLGAVNHALPSRC is encoded by the coding sequence ATGCAGAATCTGGACCTCATGGAGACAGGGAGCCTTGAGGAGCATCCGGATCGCCCACCACCCTGTGCAGGCGCCccggtggggtggggtggggcgcgGGGAGGCGCGGGCTCCGGGGGCCGCGGGGCAGCAGCGAAGCGGTTAAGCGGCAGCCGGCGGGCGAGCGGGCAGGGCGGAGGCGCGCAGGAGCGGCGCCCGCGGCAGCCCCGGCGGCAGCTGCGGCGAGCGGAGCGGGGAGCGAGCGGGCCGCGCCCAGAGACCCGCAGAGAAAGGGCAGCGCCGCCGCCGGCTGCCGGCCTCGGCGCGGTTAATCACGCGCTCCCCTCTCGCTGCTGA